A single region of the Pogoniulus pusillus isolate bPogPus1 chromosome Z, bPogPus1.pri, whole genome shotgun sequence genome encodes:
- the LOC135192918 gene encoding endogenous retrovirus group K member 113 Gag polyprotein-like: MEKQVAHDLLKRFLEKRSVGPVKGLEDLIALGYNLGVIEKPAHVFDWKRWREIGNNLWERVIDEDKVAKKLMKPWRDITNDLKKYQMEKDVALQAQNQLDPEAGKIIPGADYWSPPPGTKIPVKTDKIPAKSSCINYPTLPCPALPDDKGPPPPFPTDEIPVLEPSAPLLPRDPRSLWAPSPWRSPEVETQEWPMPPPGVDGDPRGKASVQTIDWKALGEEAFASGDREAALEIVQTFPVFYETGVDGQQRGEHKPFNWKMLQTLRQTAKESGPRGELTKQILDYIFSGYVLCPEDVKRIMRLILTPSQQMLWQSQWQQLGTNSQNQPRAQGNPLHGVRVDQLMGTGNFSTIAAQAECGAEILQEAMRTAKEALSMIKIEPGPPTYTTIKQGPREAFSEFIDRLAAAFENVEIEDRMKAPLMRQCALDNCNPKTRAILSQLPINSTLENMLERMSRVPTGEQAFLTEAMDRLGEKMIKAQENVLQAQQQALAAALAPLREQGKNRGANAATCFRCGEKGHMRSQCQQGAVWCPACQKDNHSQKACRRSGNGMRSASQPGAPKQIAAPAQYSPHNPFSPSDGSAISNQPPAGASAWTWQQQ; this comes from the coding sequence ATGGAGAAACAGGTAGCACATGATTTATTAAAACGCTTTTTAGAAAAGCGAAGTGTAGGGCCAGTTAAGGGGCTAGAGGATTTGATAGCATTGGGATATAATTTAGGGGTAATAGAGAAACCGGCTCATGTATTTGACTGGAAAAGATGGAGGGAGATTGGTAACAACTTATGGGAAAGGGTAATAGATGAAGATAAAGTTGCTAAAAAACTTATGAAACCATGGAGGGACATTACTAATGATTTGAAAAAATATCAAATGGAAAAGGATGTTGCCCTACAAGCCCAGAACCAGTTAGATCCTGAGGCTGGAAAAATTATACCAGGAGCAGACTATTGGTCTCCGCCTCCAGGGACCAAAATCCCTGTTAAAACCGATAAAATCCCTGCTAAATCCTCCTGTATTAATTATCCTACTTTACCCTGTCCTGCGCTACCTGACGACAAAGGACCACCACCTCCATTCCCCACTGATGAAATACCAGTCTTGGAGCCTTCGGCTCCTCTGCTCCCGCGAGACCCTCGCTCTTTATGGGCTCCGAGCCCCTGGAGAAGTCCGGAGGTGGAGACCCAAGAATGGCCAATGCCGCCACCTGGTGTCGATGGGGATCCGAGGGGAAAGGCATCAGTACAAACTATAGACTGGAAGGCACTGGGGGAAGAGGCTTTTGCGTCAGGGGATCGTGAGGCAGCACTAGAAATAGTGCAGACCTTCCCTGTGTTTTATGAAACGGGGGTGGATGGTcagcagagaggggaacataAGCCTTTTAATTGGAAAATGCTGCAGACCCTGAGACAAACGGCTAAGGAATCAGGACCGCGAGGGGAACTGACAAAACAGATTCTCGATTACATTTTTTCGGGTTATGTTCTCTGTCCCGAGGATGTGAAGAGAATTATGCGCCTCATTTTGACACCATCTCAACAGATGTTGTGGCAGTCTCAGTGGCAGCAATTAGGCACTAATTCTCAGAACCAGCCTAGGGCTCAGGGAAATCCCCTTCATGGGGTAAGGGTTGATCAGTTGATGGGAACAGGAAATTTTTCTACAATAGCTGCACAGGCAGAATGTGGGGCAGAAATTTTACAGGAAGCAATGAGAACAGCTAAGGAGGCACTGAGTATGATAAAAATAGAGCCAGGACCTCCCACCTATACAACTATTAAACAAGGTCCAAGAGAAGCCTTTTCTGAATTCATAGACAGACTTGCAGCAGCTTTTGAAAATGTAGAAATAGAAGATCGAATGAAAGCACCCTTAATGAGGCAGTGTGCTCTGGACAATTGTAACCCAAAAACCAGGGCAATATTGTCCCAATTACCAATAAACAGTACACTTGAGAATATGTTGGAGAGAATGAGCAGGGTGCCAACAGGAGAACAGGCATTCCTGACAGAAGCAATGGACAGGCTAGGAGAAAAAATGATTAAAGCTCAGGAGAATGTactgcaggctcagcaacaAGCTTTAGCGGCAGCATTAGCCCCCCTCAGGGAACAGGGAAAGAATAGGGGAGCGAATGCTGCTACCTGTTTTCGCTGTGGAGAAAAAGGGCACATGAGAAGTCAGTGTCAACAGGGAGCGGTGTGGTGTCCTGCTTGCCAGAAGGACAATCATTCTCAGAAAGCCTGCAGACGTTCGGGAAACGGGATGAGGAGCGCCAGCCAGCCCGGCGCTCCAAAACAAATAGCGGCTCCAGCGCAATACAGCCCTCACAACCCTTTCTCCCCAAGCGACGGATCAGCGATCTCCAACCAGCCACCAGCGGGAGCCTCGGCTTGGACTTGGCAACAGCAATAG